The proteins below are encoded in one region of bacterium:
- the ftsZ gene encoding cell division protein FtsZ: MSDLFDSDLQARIKVVGVGGGGTNAVDRMISSGLRGVEFIALNTDFQALSRSLAPIKIQVGTKLTKGLGAGGNPEIGRKAMEESRPDVLEKLEGADMVFVTAGMGGGTGTGGAPLVAEAAKELGALTVGIVTRPFRFEGKRRASVAQEGADTLRDRVDTLIVIPNDKLLDLVKEQTSLQESFLLADEVLRQAVTGISELILKPGLINLDFADVKMIMSNSGTALIGLGEGSGGEKAVMAVQQAMSSPLLESSIDGASGVLINFIGGPDLGLHEVDKAAEMVAERVDVDANIIFGATVEEEMKDRVHVLLLATGFSTARVRDVRAKRPAAEQQSRVRLLADEEKKREQAAKEEQARQSDPELENLDIPSFLRRIRKN, encoded by the coding sequence ATGAGCGATCTTTTTGACAGCGATCTTCAAGCGCGGATTAAAGTCGTAGGGGTCGGCGGAGGAGGTACGAACGCCGTCGATCGCATGATATCAAGCGGTTTGCGCGGCGTGGAGTTCATCGCGCTTAACACCGATTTTCAAGCGCTTTCGCGCAGCCTTGCGCCAATCAAAATCCAGGTGGGGACAAAGCTCACCAAAGGATTGGGTGCGGGTGGCAATCCGGAGATCGGCCGAAAAGCGATGGAGGAAAGCCGTCCCGACGTGCTCGAAAAGCTGGAAGGCGCGGACATGGTGTTCGTCACTGCGGGAATGGGCGGCGGCACCGGAACCGGCGGAGCGCCGCTCGTGGCCGAGGCCGCAAAGGAGCTTGGAGCGCTGACCGTAGGCATCGTGACCAGGCCGTTCAGGTTCGAAGGTAAACGCAGGGCGTCCGTGGCACAGGAAGGTGCAGATACCCTCCGGGACCGCGTCGACACGCTCATCGTCATTCCGAACGACAAGCTGCTCGATCTGGTCAAGGAACAAACGAGCCTCCAGGAAAGCTTTCTTTTGGCGGACGAGGTGTTGAGGCAGGCGGTCACCGGAATCAGCGAGCTGATTTTGAAGCCGGGCCTGATTAACCTTGATTTCGCAGACGTCAAGATGATTATGAGCAACAGCGGCACGGCGCTAATCGGACTCGGTGAAGGTTCAGGAGGCGAGAAGGCCGTTATGGCGGTTCAGCAGGCGATGTCCTCGCCGCTTCTCGAATCCAGCATTGACGGCGCGTCCGGTGTATTGATCAATTTCATCGGCGGGCCGGATCTCGGCCTCCACGAGGTGGACAAGGCCGCCGAGATGGTAGCGGAGCGCGTCGACGTGGACGCGAACATCATTTTCGGCGCGACGGTGGAAGAGGAAATGAAAGACCGCGTGCACGTGCTGCTTCTCGCCACAGGTTTTTCGACCGCCAGGGTGCGCGACGTCCGCGCAAAGCGCCCCGCGGCCGAGCAGCAATCCCGTGTAAGGCTGCTGGCCGACGAGGAAAAGAAGCGTGAGCAGGCCGCGAAGGAAGAGCAGGCAAGGCAGTCCGATCCGGAACTGGAAAATTTGGATATACCGAGCTTCCTTAGGAGGATTCGGAAGAACTGA
- a CDS encoding DUF881 domain-containing protein, translating into MKDAHAMLKNGLLLTGALFGFLIVLLFRVSKPAAGSSGDLRQEELVRMLAAAENERKLLQAEVDNLRGEVDAYQQDALSGKSSLRNIEEKLAQIETLAGLSAVHGPGIEVKMTDANRGAIDIGPGSLGSDAFVIHDQDLMLLINELKAAGAEALSIKSGELEERIVNSTFIRCTGPTVIVNNRKMTSPFTIRAIGDPNILAASLEMPDGLVDQLRVFGIRVEITRSQNLTIPAYTGSRILTYAQPETGSRSGK; encoded by the coding sequence ATGAAAGACGCCCACGCGATGCTGAAAAATGGACTGCTGCTCACCGGGGCGCTGTTCGGCTTTCTGATAGTGCTTCTTTTCCGGGTGTCAAAGCCCGCCGCCGGTTCGTCCGGCGACCTGCGGCAGGAGGAGCTGGTGCGAATGCTTGCGGCCGCCGAAAACGAACGCAAGCTGTTGCAGGCCGAAGTGGACAACCTGCGGGGCGAGGTGGACGCGTACCAGCAGGACGCGCTGTCGGGCAAGTCTTCTTTGAGGAATATCGAGGAAAAGCTGGCCCAAATCGAGACGCTGGCCGGATTGTCGGCGGTTCACGGGCCGGGCATCGAAGTGAAAATGACGGACGCGAACCGCGGGGCGATAGACATCGGGCCGGGCTCGCTTGGCTCGGACGCCTTTGTAATCCACGACCAGGATTTGATGCTGCTTATCAACGAGCTGAAGGCCGCCGGAGCGGAAGCCCTCAGCATCAAAAGCGGCGAATTGGAAGAGAGGATTGTGAACTCCACGTTTATCCGCTGTACCGGCCCCACGGTGATTGTCAACAACCGCAAAATGACAAGCCCGTTCACGATCAGGGCAATCGGGGATCCGAACATACTTGCTGCGTCGCTTGAAATGCCCGACGGGCTTGTGGATCAGCTCCGCGTTTTCGGCATTCGCGTTGAAATCACGCGGTCTCAAAATCTGACGATTCCCGCGTATACCGGAAGCAGGATTCTGACATACGCGCAGCCGGAAACCGGTTCGAGGAGCGGCAAATGA
- a CDS encoding DUF1290 domain-containing protein gives MILVGAIVFGALIGLVVPVRIEHANLDWLVVGIFCVGDAFLSELNIFLHKRRGTHVLTRIMFNALFGAAILLIGERLGYDLYLVVIIPFAIRTLNNLNHLKDLLSESIAEGDITIFRDRRASVRERN, from the coding sequence ATGATTCTCGTCGGAGCGATAGTGTTTGGCGCGTTGATCGGACTCGTAGTGCCGGTTAGAATAGAGCATGCCAATTTGGATTGGCTCGTCGTGGGAATCTTTTGCGTCGGCGACGCTTTCTTGTCCGAACTTAACATATTCCTGCACAAGAGGCGCGGCACCCACGTTTTAACGCGGATTATGTTCAACGCGCTGTTCGGAGCGGCGATCCTGTTAATCGGCGAGCGCCTGGGGTACGATTTGTATCTCGTTGTAATCATTCCGTTCGCAATCCGGACGCTGAACAATCTGAACCATCTCAAGGATCTGCTTTCCGAATCCATTGCCGAGGGCGACATCACGATATTCCGCGATCGGCGCGCGTCGGTGAGGGAAAGGAACTGA
- a CDS encoding cell division protein SepF, giving the protein MKGFLDNLSKFIGIPPEPEIADDFESEPVEQAAHHHFEPSAERFPRLAAIQVVKPRMTEDGFRGYSIRHYADLLKEQNALILDITEVAEGRIELAKRLIDFLAGVTLALGGTSREINPNMFLFAPSNFLVGGDAVRMSDDYE; this is encoded by the coding sequence ATGAAAGGTTTTTTGGACAATCTCTCGAAGTTTATCGGGATTCCTCCCGAGCCCGAGATCGCGGACGACTTCGAGTCGGAGCCGGTGGAGCAGGCCGCGCACCATCATTTCGAACCGTCGGCGGAGCGGTTTCCGCGTCTGGCCGCGATTCAGGTAGTCAAGCCGCGGATGACCGAGGACGGCTTCAGGGGTTATTCAATCCGGCACTATGCTGACCTTCTCAAAGAGCAAAACGCGTTGATTTTGGATATAACGGAAGTTGCGGAAGGCAGGATAGAGCTGGCCAAAAGGCTGATAGACTTCCTGGCGGGCGTGACGCTTGCGCTCGGCGGCACAAGCCGCGAGATCAATCCCAACATGTTTCTTTTCGCGCCGTCGAATTTCCTGGTTGGCGGGGATGCGGTCCGCATGTCCGACGATTACGAGTAG
- a CDS encoding YggS family pyridoxal phosphate-dependent enzyme has protein sequence MASVIASGDRVIADNFARVRERIERAAHGRDVTLVCVTKYVGEREAAALVRAGATDLGENRVFEGAEKFAAIKREGLAFTSHMIGPVQSNKAKRIPYAFDWCQSLSREKIARLIQEACKEHETSLDATIEVNIGREEQKDGVMPESLGSLVKFVLYECPLVRLRGLMCIPPLATEDATRDYFAQTRNLFDKIGAEFRSSLPAWDTLSMGMSADFEAAIEEGSTMVRIGSELYRGLQGFMH, from the coding sequence ATGGCGTCCGTAATCGCCAGCGGGGATCGCGTTATCGCCGACAATTTCGCGCGCGTGCGCGAGCGAATCGAACGCGCGGCGCACGGCCGGGATGTGACTCTGGTCTGCGTTACGAAGTACGTCGGCGAGCGGGAAGCCGCGGCGCTGGTCCGCGCCGGCGCGACCGATCTGGGCGAAAACCGCGTTTTCGAAGGGGCGGAGAAGTTCGCGGCAATCAAGCGGGAGGGGCTTGCGTTTACTTCGCACATGATCGGCCCGGTTCAAAGCAACAAGGCAAAGCGCATTCCATACGCGTTCGACTGGTGCCAATCGCTCTCGCGCGAAAAAATTGCCCGGCTCATTCAGGAGGCCTGCAAGGAGCACGAAACTTCGCTGGACGCGACAATCGAGGTCAACATCGGTCGCGAGGAGCAAAAGGACGGAGTTATGCCGGAAAGTTTGGGCTCGCTCGTGAAATTCGTTTTGTACGAATGTCCGCTTGTCCGGCTTCGCGGGCTGATGTGCATCCCTCCTTTGGCAACCGAGGATGCGACGAGGGATTACTTCGCTCAAACGAGGAATTTGTTCGACAAAATCGGCGCGGAATTCCGGAGTTCGTTGCCGGCGTGGGACACGTTGAGCATGGGAATGAGCGCGGATTTCGAGGCCGCAATCGAGGAAGGCTCGACAATGGTTAGAATCGGAAGCGAGCTTTACCGCGGGCTTCAAGGATTCATGCATTAG
- a CDS encoding D-alanine--D-alanine ligase, giving the protein MSDKYYSSEEVLRRMQAQVRRASKKMSEIKIAILSGGPSPEREVSLASGNAVYNALKQDGMNVELVEVEKDILSMTRKRWDRFGLVFNVMHGRYGEDGAVQGLLDIYGVPYVGSKILGSAACIDKSFSKLLFTLLSIPTAKWTYVPHLEAVRPDLVVENWSGPSVVKPIKSGSSLGITFCKDVSELLRQLPGLVKKHKGVVVEEPIEGREMSCAVIDSVNPIALPVVEIIPQNQEFFSYKAKYTKGETEYQSPARITGGQFEKIAEYSLRFFRAAKLSGYARFDLILDDAGKPIFLECNTLPGFTQTSLVPMAAKAFGLEYTELLKFLIFDALRIEHYL; this is encoded by the coding sequence GTGAGCGACAAGTATTATTCGAGCGAAGAAGTGTTGAGAAGGATGCAGGCGCAGGTGCGCCGCGCGTCCAAAAAAATGTCCGAAATCAAGATAGCGATCCTTTCGGGCGGACCCAGCCCGGAGCGGGAGGTTTCGCTGGCCAGCGGCAACGCGGTCTACAACGCGCTCAAGCAGGACGGCATGAACGTGGAGCTTGTCGAGGTCGAAAAGGATATCCTTTCGATGACCCGCAAGCGGTGGGATCGTTTCGGTCTTGTCTTCAATGTCATGCACGGACGCTACGGCGAGGACGGCGCGGTGCAGGGCTTGCTGGACATTTACGGTGTGCCGTATGTCGGCTCCAAAATCCTGGGCAGCGCGGCATGCATAGACAAGTCGTTTTCCAAGCTGCTGTTCACCCTGCTTTCCATTCCCACGGCAAAGTGGACTTACGTACCTCACCTTGAGGCCGTGCGCCCTGACCTGGTTGTGGAGAACTGGAGCGGACCGTCCGTCGTGAAACCGATAAAAAGCGGCTCCAGTCTAGGAATCACATTTTGCAAAGACGTCAGCGAGCTTTTGCGCCAGCTTCCCGGCTTGGTGAAAAAGCACAAGGGCGTCGTAGTCGAAGAGCCGATCGAAGGCCGGGAGATGAGTTGCGCTGTGATTGACAGCGTCAATCCAATCGCGCTTCCGGTTGTCGAGATAATCCCGCAAAACCAGGAATTCTTTTCCTACAAGGCGAAGTACACGAAAGGCGAAACCGAATACCAATCGCCGGCCCGCATCACCGGCGGGCAGTTCGAAAAGATCGCCGAGTATTCGCTAAGGTTTTTCCGCGCCGCGAAGCTATCGGGTTACGCAAGGTTCGACCTGATTCTTGATGACGCGGGCAAACCCATTTTTCTGGAATGCAACACGCTGCCCGGATTCACGCAAACGAGCCTTGTGCCGATGGCGGCCAAGGCTTTCGGACTCGAGTACACCGAGCTTCTTAAATTCCTGATTTTCGACGCGCTGAGGATTGAGCATTACCTTTGA
- a CDS encoding FtsQ-type POTRA domain-containing protein, with translation MRAAGIAAATLALLAVTGAAAFAFVKPRLADSVLLKQIVVSGNVITPSSEIVRALGMHPGESLIDLDLKSLERKVEKCRFVSSAEVRRVVKPPFDIMGGILEVRVLSESLPVARAFLFGRKYWLTSEGRLIPASPSDADSRFDSARRSPSVYFHSTRQVESPEFVQSTLAVLSAISKTAPGLIREVRISGGDVVTLVETGGTAIRLETMDKPEASLANLADVVRLISANRLKYREAVLSPDGESFFQLAPKIESDSEKAGER, from the coding sequence ATGCGCGCGGCGGGTATAGCCGCGGCGACGCTGGCGCTTCTCGCCGTTACCGGAGCCGCGGCCTTCGCGTTCGTCAAGCCGCGACTTGCGGATTCCGTGCTTCTTAAGCAAATAGTGGTAAGCGGAAACGTAATCACTCCAAGCTCCGAAATCGTCCGGGCTTTGGGCATGCATCCCGGCGAATCCCTGATAGACTTGGATTTGAAATCGCTTGAACGAAAAGTCGAAAAGTGCAGATTTGTTTCATCTGCCGAAGTACGCCGGGTGGTCAAGCCGCCTTTCGATATTATGGGCGGAATTCTGGAAGTCCGGGTGCTTTCCGAATCGCTGCCCGTCGCGCGAGCGTTCCTTTTCGGGCGGAAGTACTGGCTCACGAGCGAAGGCCGGCTGATTCCCGCGTCTCCATCGGATGCCGATTCGCGATTCGATTCCGCAAGACGTTCCCCCAGCGTCTATTTCCATTCGACCAGGCAAGTGGAATCGCCGGAATTCGTGCAAAGCACATTGGCCGTTCTTTCCGCGATTTCCAAAACGGCGCCCGGACTAATCCGCGAAGTGAGGATTTCCGGCGGCGATGTTGTCACGCTTGTTGAGACCGGCGGGACGGCAATCCGCCTCGAAACGATGGACAAGCCGGAAGCGTCGCTCGCGAATCTGGCGGACGTGGTCAGGCTGATTTCCGCAAACCGCTTGAAATATCGGGAAGCCGTTCTTTCTCCCGACGGAGAATCGTTTTTCCAGCTTGCGCCCAAAATCGAAAGCGATTCCGAAAAGGCGGGTGAACGATGA
- the murD gene encoding UDP-N-acetylmuramoyl-L-alanine--D-glutamate ligase: MDLNGKRIGVYGYGVTGRAVVAALIGHPCQIVVFDDRDDAQLASELSALAKEGDVEFHLGGWSPEEQYARLNLLVVSPGINLERPSVALARNFGVEVLSEIELGWRLGKGTVLAVTGSNGKSTTTALLGKIIARSLSGGKGRVHVAGNIGSPYIAAAVLSGENDITVLEVSSYQLEASPTFHPHVAIYTNITPDHLDRHKTFEAYAAVKRSMVRNLTRNDFVIYNSEDENLQPEKFPNSSPVFYGFTSAHGSMPEKGAWLENGEILVDLGRGVVERYPQSMVKLRGLHNVENCMCALLAARVMDVSQADIIDAVSEFEGYPHRIEFVREIGGVKYYNDSKATNPESTITALRAFDEPIILILGGRDKGTSLEALARMVRNKVEKAVLLGEAAPRFEAALREFGFGNIANARSLEDAVAIAREAARPGRVVLFSPACASFDMFKSFEHRGEMFRKIVGSLEEVGP; the protein is encoded by the coding sequence ATGGATTTAAACGGTAAACGTATCGGTGTTTACGGATACGGCGTCACGGGGCGCGCGGTTGTGGCCGCGCTGATCGGCCATCCGTGCCAGATTGTGGTATTCGACGACAGGGACGACGCGCAGTTGGCATCCGAGCTGTCCGCGCTTGCGAAAGAGGGCGATGTCGAATTCCATCTGGGCGGCTGGTCGCCCGAAGAGCAGTACGCGCGGCTCAATCTGCTCGTGGTCAGCCCGGGAATCAATTTGGAGCGTCCGAGCGTCGCCCTTGCCCGCAATTTCGGCGTCGAAGTTTTAAGCGAGATTGAACTTGGATGGCGGCTCGGCAAGGGTACCGTGCTTGCTGTAACGGGATCGAACGGCAAAAGCACGACGACCGCGCTTTTGGGCAAGATAATCGCTCGAAGCCTATCCGGCGGGAAGGGCAGGGTGCACGTTGCGGGAAACATCGGCTCGCCGTACATCGCGGCCGCCGTCCTATCCGGCGAAAATGACATCACAGTTCTGGAAGTATCGAGCTACCAGCTTGAAGCGAGCCCGACTTTTCACCCGCATGTCGCTATTTACACGAATATAACGCCCGACCATCTCGACCGACACAAGACTTTCGAAGCGTACGCCGCGGTTAAGCGCAGCATGGTTCGAAACTTAACGCGGAACGATTTCGTCATCTACAATTCCGAGGACGAAAACCTCCAGCCGGAAAAGTTTCCGAATTCCTCGCCGGTTTTTTACGGATTCACAAGCGCGCATGGCTCGATGCCTGAAAAAGGAGCTTGGCTTGAAAACGGAGAGATCCTTGTGGATCTGGGGCGGGGCGTCGTGGAGCGCTACCCGCAGTCCATGGTCAAACTCCGCGGACTGCATAACGTAGAGAATTGCATGTGCGCGCTGCTCGCGGCGCGTGTGATGGACGTATCTCAGGCAGACATCATAGATGCGGTAAGCGAATTCGAAGGATATCCGCACCGGATCGAATTCGTGAGGGAAATCGGCGGGGTCAAATATTACAACGACAGCAAGGCGACTAATCCGGAAAGCACGATTACGGCGCTGCGAGCGTTCGATGAGCCGATAATCCTCATCCTCGGGGGGCGCGACAAGGGTACTTCGCTTGAAGCGCTTGCCAGGATGGTCAGAAACAAGGTCGAAAAGGCCGTGTTGCTCGGCGAGGCCGCGCCGCGGTTTGAGGCCGCGCTGCGCGAGTTCGGATTCGGAAACATCGCGAACGCGAGGTCGCTCGAAGACGCGGTCGCGATCGCGCGCGAAGCCGCGCGGCCGGGCAGGGTGGTTCTATTCAGCCCCGCCTGCGCGAGCTTCGACATGTTCAAGAGCTTTGAACACAGGGGAGAGATGTTCAGGAAGATTGTGGGTAGTCTGGAGGAGGTCGGCCCTTGA
- a CDS encoding FtsW/RodA/SpoVE family cell cycle protein: protein MKAFAKAPIFEAVRGVERAHVSGEEIADSLRFYTANLAWLVCGITIFGLIMGYSASSTKLISEGLSPLGDIMPQFVTTAIGFAALFLISMMRFAPNARDLKMRLIVKFSYWLSIAALVFVYIQGDIVNGSRRALTIFGVQFQPTELAKFALVAYILYFLIVDARSMSTVKEATASRFDALAAGIPIRISKTGFAMIAAAALIALVLFQPNLGGAIYLFVLALVTFALCGAKKRWLALAAAVVAVPALLLLFLPNDYFSHARVRLAAWQNPFGEATASGRSVNADADKESYQIIQSLGAVANGGLFGRGLFQGIQKINRLPESKNDFIFAVICEELGLLGALLVIGGYLALLYFSAGIALCIRNPFYSGLVFLIGFGIVLQAGINMAAAVNLVPTTGINLPLISFGGSSKIVTLAELGLVLAVANSFLKFESPKVR from the coding sequence TTGAAAGCTTTTGCCAAAGCTCCCATATTCGAGGCGGTACGCGGCGTAGAGCGCGCGCATGTTTCGGGAGAGGAAATCGCCGATTCGTTGAGGTTTTACACGGCAAACCTGGCGTGGCTGGTTTGCGGAATAACGATTTTCGGACTCATAATGGGTTATTCCGCCTCCTCGACAAAACTGATCAGCGAGGGGCTTTCGCCGCTAGGGGACATTATGCCCCAGTTCGTTACAACGGCGATCGGTTTTGCAGCATTGTTTCTGATTAGCATGATGAGATTCGCTCCCAACGCGCGGGACTTGAAAATGCGGTTGATCGTGAAATTCAGCTACTGGCTCTCCATTGCCGCGCTGGTTTTCGTATACATTCAAGGCGATATCGTCAACGGCTCGCGAAGAGCGCTTACGATCTTCGGTGTTCAATTTCAGCCGACCGAACTCGCGAAGTTCGCGCTTGTGGCTTACATACTTTACTTCCTGATTGTTGACGCGAGATCAATGTCCACCGTCAAAGAAGCGACGGCTTCGCGATTCGACGCCTTGGCGGCCGGTATTCCCATCCGCATTTCTAAGACCGGATTCGCCATGATTGCCGCCGCTGCTCTTATCGCTCTTGTGCTTTTTCAGCCGAACTTGGGCGGTGCAATTTATCTTTTTGTGCTTGCTCTTGTGACGTTTGCGCTTTGCGGCGCCAAAAAACGCTGGCTTGCACTCGCCGCGGCGGTTGTCGCCGTGCCGGCGCTTCTTTTGCTTTTCCTTCCAAACGACTATTTCAGCCACGCGAGGGTAAGATTGGCTGCTTGGCAGAATCCCTTCGGCGAAGCGACGGCATCAGGCCGATCGGTGAATGCGGATGCGGACAAAGAGAGCTACCAGATCATCCAGAGCCTCGGCGCGGTGGCGAACGGCGGGCTGTTCGGAAGAGGTTTGTTTCAAGGAATTCAGAAGATCAACCGTCTGCCGGAAAGCAAAAACGACTTCATATTCGCCGTCATATGCGAAGAGCTGGGCCTTTTGGGTGCGCTTCTGGTTATCGGCGGATACCTCGCATTGCTTTATTTCTCCGCGGGGATCGCTCTCTGCATCCGCAATCCGTTTTACAGCGGCCTGGTGTTCCTGATCGGGTTCGGAATCGTGCTCCAAGCCGGAATCAATATGGCTGCCGCGGTCAATTTGGTGCCCACGACTGGCATAAATCTGCCTCTGATCAGTTTCGGCGGCTCCAGCAAAATCGTCACATTGGCCGAACTCGGCCTTGTATTGGCCGTCGCCAACTCGTTTCTTAAGTTTGAAAGCCCGAAAGTGAGGTGA
- the murC gene encoding UDP-N-acetylmuramate--L-alanine ligase — translation MGVGGSGVSGLAKLMVDMGYEVTGSDISESQVTRNLQFHGVQVHYGHNAGLVRSAQLIIVSTAIPEDNVEIQAAREMGVPVLNRIKFLSYLMQHKYGITVSGSHGKSSTSAMIAYIFHIAESDPTVVIGGVINNHLGSSWLGKSRYFICEGDESNNAFLELSTSVGVVLNIDDDHIDFHKSMTNLQNSFIKFINKRDLDGVSIVCMDDPGVREIYPKLSTRLITYGIDAEDVDYRAKNIRISNFETRFDVVHRSRGEIGSIQLRFPGRHFALDALAALAAAEWCGIDFGKSAYALETFPGVLRRFQRLAEGNGVMVVDDYAHHPTEIAALLKATRAGGAKRVRGVFQPHRYTRSKLLASRFPESFDYADEVILTELYGAGETPIAGVGTRYLYRFFEERFPESRIKCIEDSAELLDYLKNTMHPGDVILTIGAGDVYKIGLALAEHIDGNGGHLYDTAPFDRIYFGSDS, via the coding sequence GTGGGCGTCGGCGGCTCCGGAGTGAGCGGACTCGCTAAGCTCATGGTCGACATGGGCTACGAGGTTACCGGCTCGGATATCTCCGAGTCGCAGGTCACGCGCAATCTTCAGTTTCACGGCGTACAGGTGCACTACGGACACAACGCCGGCCTGGTAAGGAGCGCCCAACTCATTATCGTCTCGACCGCGATTCCCGAGGACAACGTGGAAATCCAGGCAGCCCGCGAAATGGGTGTTCCGGTGCTCAACAGAATCAAGTTCCTTTCGTACCTTATGCAGCACAAGTACGGAATCACCGTCTCGGGCAGCCATGGAAAGAGCAGCACCTCCGCGATGATCGCTTATATTTTTCACATAGCGGAATCCGATCCGACCGTGGTCATCGGGGGAGTTATAAACAACCACCTGGGTTCGAGCTGGCTGGGCAAGAGCAGGTATTTCATCTGCGAGGGCGACGAGAGCAACAACGCGTTTCTCGAGCTTTCCACTTCGGTGGGAGTGGTGCTGAACATTGACGACGACCACATAGACTTCCACAAGTCTATGACCAATCTTCAAAACAGCTTCATCAAGTTCATCAACAAGCGCGACCTGGACGGAGTAAGCATCGTCTGCATGGACGATCCGGGCGTGCGCGAAATATACCCAAAGCTTTCGACGCGGTTAATTACCTACGGGATAGACGCGGAAGACGTGGACTACCGCGCAAAGAATATACGCATAAGCAATTTCGAAACCAGATTCGACGTGGTTCACAGGAGCCGCGGCGAAATCGGCTCCATCCAGCTTCGCTTTCCCGGGCGGCATTTCGCGCTGGACGCCTTGGCCGCGCTTGCAGCAGCCGAATGGTGCGGCATAGACTTCGGCAAGAGCGCGTACGCGCTCGAAACTTTTCCGGGCGTTCTGCGCAGATTCCAAAGGCTTGCCGAAGGGAACGGCGTCATGGTGGTTGACGACTACGCGCACCATCCGACCGAAATCGCCGCGTTGCTTAAGGCCACGCGCGCCGGCGGGGCGAAGCGTGTCCGCGGCGTTTTCCAGCCGCACAGATACACGAGAAGCAAATTGCTGGCCTCGCGCTTTCCGGAATCGTTCGATTACGCGGACGAGGTGATACTGACCGAGCTTTACGGCGCGGGAGAGACGCCAATTGCCGGAGTGGGTACGCGATACCTGTACCGCTTTTTCGAGGAGCGGTTTCCGGAAAGCAGAATCAAGTGCATCGAGGATTCTGCGGAGCTTCTGGATTACTTAAAGAACACGATGCATCCGGGCGACGTGATTCTTACAATAGGCGCGGGCGATGTTTACAAAATCGGCCTCGCGCTGGCCGAGCATATCGACGGGAACGGCGGCCACCTGTACGACACCGCGCCCTTCGACCGCATTTACTTTGGGAGCGATTCGTGA
- the ftsA gene encoding cell division protein FtsA, whose protein sequence is MTRKRTVAAIDLGTSKTATAIAEIGDVRGLYIESMSSVPTEGMVKGVVRDLNAVGMSIYQSFSQAAHTVGDVPEEVYLSVSGGSMESYDFSTTKTLAGDNEEVTEETVEELRDKLRETKVRDGFRLIDVVPQNYTLDGIENILNPVGMFGKNLTLNAHIVIGPESQVLNLERAVERTGLKICGLVPAVLGSAYSVMKEEESRGGVLIVDFGAGTTDLAVLVDGLLRYISILPVGGNHFDNDLRQGLGISIEEASRLKLNYGRIRIDPDNGATGEFVDIKRLGKRDYEKIPKQEIYRILEPRFEELIELIWQNVKSSGFKDDIAGGAILVGGGALSRGFRAALSMRIGVNVRVGYPEGFNHLLEEYRTPSYTAVLGMLRYASMQPVHEAEGPGLLGYLRAGWDFIQRQIAAKTAKGAKTEAKK, encoded by the coding sequence ATGACGAGAAAGCGCACAGTGGCGGCGATCGATCTTGGAACTTCCAAGACCGCCACGGCCATCGCGGAAATCGGCGACGTGCGCGGCTTGTATATCGAAAGTATGTCCAGCGTTCCTACCGAAGGCATGGTCAAAGGCGTCGTCCGCGACCTGAATGCGGTAGGAATGAGCATATATCAGTCATTCTCCCAGGCGGCCCATACGGTTGGCGACGTGCCGGAAGAAGTTTACCTGTCGGTCAGCGGCGGTTCGATGGAAAGCTACGATTTCAGCACCACAAAGACGCTTGCCGGAGACAACGAAGAAGTTACCGAAGAAACCGTTGAGGAATTGCGGGACAAGCTGCGTGAGACAAAGGTGCGCGACGGATTCAGGCTGATTGACGTCGTGCCGCAGAATTACACGCTGGACGGCATTGAGAACATTTTGAATCCGGTCGGTATGTTCGGCAAAAACCTCACCCTGAACGCCCACATCGTGATCGGCCCGGAAAGTCAAGTTCTGAACTTGGAACGGGCGGTCGAACGCACCGGACTGAAAATCTGCGGACTGGTACCGGCGGTACTCGGCAGCGCCTACTCGGTGATGAAGGAAGAGGAAAGCCGGGGCGGAGTGCTTATAGTGGATTTCGGTGCGGGCACCACCGATCTTGCCGTGCTTGTGGACGGATTGCTCCGGTATATTTCAATACTTCCTGTCGGAGGAAACCACTTCGACAACGACTTAAGACAGGGTCTTGGAATTTCCATCGAAGAAGCGTCCAGGCTGAAACTTAATTACGGCCGCATCCGAATCGATCCCGACAACGGGGCGACCGGCGAATTTGTGGATATTAAAAGGCTGGGCAAGCGCGATTACGAAAAAATACCGAAGCAGGAAATATACCGGATTCTCGAACCCAGATTCGAAGAGCTGATCGAGCTTATTTGGCAGAATGTCAAGAGCAGCGGGTTCAAGGACGACATCGCGGGCGGGGCTATCCTCGTCGGCGGCGGCGCCCTGTCCCGCGGATTCAGAGCGGCGCTGTCAATGCGCATCGGCGTCAACGTGCGAGTGGGTTATCCGGAAGGCTTTAATCATTTGCTGGAAGAATACAGGACTCCGTCCTACACGGCGGTCCTGGGAATGCTTAGATACGCTTCAATGCAGCCCGTCCATGAAGCCGAAGGCCCCGGATTGCTCGGATACCTCAGGGCGGGCTGGGATTTTATCCAGCGCCAGATCGCGGCGAAAACCGCGAAGGGCGCCAAAACCGAGGCAAAGAAATGA